From the Anopheles coustani chromosome X, idAnoCousDA_361_x.2, whole genome shotgun sequence genome, one window contains:
- the LOC131269140 gene encoding uncharacterized protein LOC131269140, giving the protein MKDLVDVLDDIKKTTDEMEFCEDFNKLQLILNNTNQFVRSFDKIVFDSGNEPYIIEIVARLLKYFRIQNYLDGENKVNKQYETQLRKITMYMLLNTDVSFRYDLSQDSRVSHLLNSLPQMSKCLLLNCIWGLDLDRFLYEMISYSPLWFSMQFLDQAIVSLKYAKPYEVLERVESMVRAIYFAICRTDCDWRKIDRNRYVDQQRTLGRMFDFVADLLRYFNTPDVAKFEGWSKLRKHRYFGFVLKHMFSMTSECLELYFRKPAIEVGPEMGIYELVNDRHVPREALKDYSQPSENALTKINNCLLNTLETCIMHVSIDRFLYWAEIDLFKEGEEPVTLQQVIGESAYRLSEDLRTNKQIHHSIVRHLTQFAMRPKTLAEKATTMNLGMLMLKIDSAQSVDERCVYLNEFVSRSERVFGNAECLETIEQYWPLLDGSHVRLMIEYDTREPIGEDLMDEDEVPDERLKLRALILKAVDTLPAKDFHHLVTFTLDTFGTKFSRYQQPDFAEKVIELINRLRDSTCGNSLSTGELPSVQQLLFQSPASFYAKLVRSLYNASVSNEQYVEAIVAVVLRHKSIAQHFMREHMETLLTGNFEILHSPLLRQLARKLYDLGLFEPQDFIEQLLLRGISEAHAKQNSAALFDLLKLAHIVWLPFISTLAKGKDSVAIQRKLALATVLRLAEIVEGLRCNATQQLPPETDQIALVATTIELLEPTLHQLQKLASNEDKTELFAKMETQMSRSTMYYFRKHICYEPAKDAAVAKPEEGEGEAAAQSIGPKTTTPTSFASFMYEGELTPTSDSEKIKAFLTRVFPRCTRAEALALARDDMLRGHIESVAVSVMQDMLTNTSHHGWLRSCASNYIQCLLQVLLPAEQKLDTPTKHFEAVRSLVQLFAQPPQETWDRICTALGGDLASLYRYVREFAPDMPELVKLKSYLTKTEPTSTRADMTSGPKQAAEERMDVDGAPSTVTAVSTDDPPN; this is encoded by the exons ATGAAAGACCTCGTCGATGTGCTAGATGATATTAAGAAAACAACCGACGAAATGGAGTTCTGTGAAGATTTCAACAAGCTGCAATTGATTTTGAACAACACCAATCAATTTGTTCGATCGTTCGATAAGATCGTGTTCGATAGCG GAAATGAACCGTACATCATTGAGATAGTAGCTCGCCTGCTGAAGTATTTTCGTATACAGAACTACCTCGATGGGGAGAACAAAGTAAACAAGCAGTACGAGACGCAGTTGCGAAAAATTACGATGTACATGCTACTGAACACAGACGTCTCGTTTCGGTACGACCTATCGCAGGACAGCCGTGTAAGTCATCTGCTGAACAGCTTGCCACAGATGAGCAAATGCCTGCTCTTGAACTGCATTTGGGGCCTCGATCTGGATCGCTTCCTGTACGAGATGATCTCGTACTCGCCGCTGTGGTTTTCAATGCAGTTCCTAGACCAAGCCATCGTCAGTCTCAAATACGCTAAGCCGTACGAGGTACTTGAACGCGTTGAGTCGATGGTACGTGCTATCTACTTTGCAATTTGCCGTACCGACTGCGATTGGCGCAAAATCGACCGAAACCGGTACGTTGATCAGCAACGCACGCTTGGCCGGATGTTTGACTTTGTGGCCGACCTGCTCCGGTACTTCAATACACCAGACGTGGCGAAGTTCGAGGGCTGGTCGAAATTGCGTAAGCACCGTTACTTTGGCTTCGTGCTGAAGCATATGTTCAGCATGACGAGCGAATGTTTAGAGCTGTACTTCCGTAAACCAGCCATCGAGGTAGGGCCGGAGATGGGCATTTACGAGTTGGTGAACGATCGGCACGTACCCAGGGAAGCTCTCAAGGACTATTCGCAGCCGTCGGAAAACGCCCTCACGAAGATCAACAATTGCCTGCTGAATACGCTCGAAACGTGTATTATGCACGTCTCCATCGATCGCTTCCTCTACTGGGCTGAGATCGATTTGTTCAAGGAGGGCGAGGAACCGGTTACGCTCCAGCAGGTGATAGGTGAGTCCGCCTACCGGTTGTCCGAAGACCTACGAACAAATAAACAGATCCACCATAGTATCGTTCGGCACCTGACACAATTCGCGATGCGACCGAAAACCCTGGCCGAGAAGGCGACTACTATGAACCTCGGCATGCTGATGCTCAAGATCGACAGTGCGCAGTCAGTCGACGAGCGGTGTGTGTACCTGAACGAGTTCGTCAGTCGTTCCGAGCGCGTGTTCGGAAATGCCGAGTGCCTAGAGACAATCGAACAGTACTGGCCCCTGTTGGATGGTTCACACGTTCGACTGATGATAGAGTACGACACGCGAGAGCCAATCGGCGAAGACCTAATGGATGAAGATGAAGTTCCGGACGAACGACTAAAGCTACGCGCCCTGATCCTTAAGGCAGTGGACACTTTACCGGCAAAAGATTTCCATCATCTTGTCACATTCACGCTGGATACGTTTGGCACCAAGTTTTCCCGCTACCAGCAACCGGATTTTGCAGAGAAGGTGATCGAACTCATCAATCGGTTACGCGACTCGACATGTGGCAACAGTCTCAGCACCGGTGAGCTGCCAAGCGTACAGCAGCTGCTCTTCCAATCGCCCGCTTCGTTCTATGCGAAACTTGTCCGTTCGTTGTACAATGCCtccgtttccaacgagcagtACGTAGAAGCAATCGTGGCTGTCGTGCTCAGGCACAAGTCGATCGCCCAGCATTTCATGCGCGAGCACATGGAAACGCTGCTTACGGGGAACTTCGAAATCCTGCATTCGCCCCTGCTGAGACAGCTGGCACGGAAGCTCTACGACTTGGGGTTGTTTGAGCCGCAAGACTTCATAGAACAGCTTCTTCTCCGAGGCATCAGCGAGGCGCATGCTAAGCAAAATTCCGCCGCCCTGTTCGATCTCCTCAAGTTGGCCCACATTGTATGGTTACCGTTCATTTCGACACTAGCGAAAGGGAAGGATTCTGTTGCGATCCAAAGAAAGTTGGCGCTAGCGACGGTGCTACGTCTAGCCGAGATTGTCGAGGGCCTACGGTGCAATGCTACGCAGCAACTACCGCCCGAGACAGACCAGATCGCACTCGTTGCGACTACCATAGAGTTGCTCGAGCCAACGCTGCATCAGCTACAAAAGCTGGCATCAAATGAAG ACAAAACCGAGCTTTTCGCAAAAATGGAAACGCAGATGTCTCGCAGCACGATGTATTACTTCCGGAAACATATCTGCTACGAACCCGCTAAAGATGCTGCCGTCGCAAAACCggaagaaggagaaggagaagCAGCAGCTCAAAGTATAGGACCGAAAACAACGACTCCAACATCATTTGCTAGTTTCATGTACGAAGGCGAGCTAACTCCTACATCAGATAGCGAGAAAATCAAGGCATTCCTTACGCGG GTATTTCCTCGCTGCACCCGGGCCGAAGCGTTAGCGCTCGCTCGAGACGATATGTTGCGTGGCCACATCGAATCGGTGGCGGTTTCTGTGATGCAGGATATGCTGACCAACACGAGCCACCACGGATGGCTGCGCAGCTGCGCTAGCAACTATATTCAATGCCTGCTTCAGGTACTGCTGCCGGCTGAGCAAAAACTTGACACGCCGACAAAGCACTTTGAGGCAGTGCGTTCGTTAGTACAGTTGTTTGCGCAGCCTCCCCAAGAGACTTGGGACCGCATTTGTACAGCGCTCGGCGGTGACTTGGCCAGCCTGTACAGGTATGTTCGCGAGTTTGCGCCAGACATGCCGGAACTGGTGAAACTTAAAAGTTACCTCACCAAAACGGAACCAACCTCCACTCGAGCAGATATGACATCGGGACCAAAACAAGCCGCAGAGGAGAGGATGGATGTTGATGGTGCACCGTCTACCGTCACTGCCGTCAGTACCGATGATCCGCCAAACTAG